One genomic region from Blattabacterium cuenoti encodes:
- the trmD gene encoding tRNA (guanosine(37)-N1)-methyltransferase TrmD — protein sequence MRIDIVSVIPEILHSPFSNSLIKKAINKGLIDIYVHDLRQYGLGKRKKVDDYPYGGGSGMVIRIEPVYQCFSKLLSERNYDKKIFMTPDGKLFSQKYAKTLTDKKNIIILCGRYKGIDQRIRDHLISEEISIGNYVLSGGELAAAVVVESVVRLLPGVIQNQDSILTDSFQKESLLIAPPIYTRPVVYKGWAVPEILLSGHHKKIKDWFYQKSMQLKRKLDS from the coding sequence ATGCGTATAGATATTGTTAGCGTAATTCCTGAAATTCTTCATAGTCCTTTTTCCAATTCTCTTATTAAAAAAGCAATCAATAAAGGATTGATTGATATTTATGTTCATGATTTACGTCAATATGGTTTAGGGAAGCGTAAAAAAGTGGACGATTATCCTTATGGAGGTGGATCCGGAATGGTTATTAGAATAGAGCCTGTATATCAATGTTTTTCAAAATTGTTATCAGAACGAAATTATGATAAAAAAATTTTTATGACTCCTGATGGAAAGTTATTTTCACAAAAATATGCAAAAACTCTAACTGATAAAAAAAATATCATCATTCTTTGTGGACGTTACAAAGGAATTGATCAGAGAATTAGAGATCACTTGATATCCGAAGAAATATCTATTGGAAACTACGTTTTATCTGGAGGAGAACTAGCAGCTGCTGTTGTAGTAGAATCTGTAGTTCGATTATTACCTGGTGTCATACAAAACCAAGATTCCATTCTTACGGATTCTTTTCAAAAAGAATCTTTATTAATAGCTCCTCCCATTTATACTCGTCCAGTTGTTTATAAAGGATGGGCTGTACCAGAAATTCTTTTATCTGGACATCATAAAAAAATCAAAGACTGGTTTTATCAAAAATCCATGCAACTTAAACGAAAATTGGATTCGTAG
- the argH gene encoding argininosuccinate lyase, whose product MKIWEKKTNFSFDKEIENFTSGKDSQIDLLLAPHDVIGTIAHIIMLKSIGLLNQKDLIILIKELRYIYIHEILKNNFRIDEGIEDIHSQIEFLLTNRLGEVGQKIHSGRSRNDQILVDLKLFVRTEIKEIVLITYSFFDLLLKLSEQHKNTLMPGYTHYQIAMPSSFGLWFAAYAESLIDDLLLIRTAYRIVNKNPLGSAAGYGSSFPLNRKITTDLLGFENLNYNVIYAQMGRGKMERIVSESIASLARTLSKMAQDICLYLSQNFNFISFPDHLTTGSSIMPHKKNPDVFEMIRAKCNRITSLPNEISLITSNFCSGYHRDFQIIKERFFPLFEEIKKCFSMFKYMLNHIIVRKDILKEEKYKYLFSVEVVNKLVVEEGYSFRKAYQKVGLDIQNGCFKPLINNFYSHEGSIGNLCNEKIRNLMQDVIKEFDFDQLDKVIKRLIYSKISFEGSSTNPIFV is encoded by the coding sequence GTGAAAATTTGGGAGAAAAAGACTAATTTTAGTTTTGATAAAGAAATAGAAAATTTTACATCAGGGAAGGATTCTCAAATAGATTTACTTTTAGCCCCGCATGATGTTATAGGAACTATAGCTCATATCATTATGTTAAAAAGTATTGGATTATTAAATCAAAAAGATTTAATAATTTTGATTAAGGAGTTGCGTTACATTTATATTCACGAAATATTAAAGAATAATTTTAGAATAGATGAAGGAATAGAAGATATTCATTCTCAAATAGAGTTTTTGTTAACAAATCGTTTAGGAGAAGTAGGTCAAAAAATACATAGTGGTAGATCCAGAAATGATCAAATATTGGTAGATTTGAAACTTTTTGTTCGCACAGAAATCAAAGAAATAGTTTTGATTACTTATTCTTTTTTTGATTTGTTATTAAAATTAAGTGAACAACATAAAAATACATTAATGCCTGGTTATACTCATTATCAAATAGCTATGCCTTCTTCTTTTGGACTTTGGTTTGCTGCATATGCAGAAAGTTTAATAGATGATTTGCTATTAATTCGCACAGCATATCGTATTGTTAACAAAAACCCTTTAGGATCTGCTGCAGGTTATGGATCTTCTTTCCCTTTAAATCGAAAAATAACAACGGATTTATTGGGATTTGAAAATTTAAATTACAATGTAATATATGCTCAAATGGGACGTGGTAAAATGGAAAGAATAGTTTCAGAATCTATTGCTTCTTTAGCAAGAACTTTAAGTAAAATGGCACAAGATATTTGCTTATATTTAAGTCAAAATTTCAATTTCATTAGTTTTCCTGATCATCTGACTACCGGATCTAGCATAATGCCTCATAAGAAAAATCCAGATGTTTTTGAGATGATACGAGCTAAATGTAATAGAATTACTTCATTACCTAATGAAATTTCTTTGATTACTTCTAATTTTTGCTCTGGATATCATAGAGATTTTCAAATTATTAAAGAAAGATTTTTTCCTCTTTTTGAAGAAATAAAAAAATGTTTTTCTATGTTTAAGTATATGTTGAATCATATTATAGTGAGAAAGGACATTCTTAAGGAAGAGAAGTATAAATACTTGTTCAGTGTAGAAGTTGTTAACAAACTGGTTGTTGAAGAAGGATATTCTTTTAGAAAAGCTTATCAAAAAGTAGGTTTAGATATCCAAAATGGATGTTTTAAACCCTTGATAAATAATTTTTATTCTCATGAAGGGAGCATAGGCAATTTATGTAATGAAAAAATTAGAAATTTGATGCAAGATGTGATCAAAGAATTTGATTTTGATCAACTTGACAAAGTTATAAAACGTTTAATTTATAGCAAAATTTCTTTTGAAGGATCCTCTACGAATCCAATTTTCGTTTAA